One window from the genome of Podospora pseudocomata strain CBS 415.72m chromosome 6, whole genome shotgun sequence encodes:
- the IST1 gene encoding Vacuolar protein sorting-associated protein ist1 (COG:Z; BUSCO:EOG09264PK5; EggNog:ENOG503NW5R): MPPPTSPVLVTKIKVQLKLAIARLRMVQKRDEALAKTQRRAMAQLLEQNKVDSARIRVENIIRSDIITELHEILELYCELLLARAGLLEASPTCDPGLEEAVKSIIYAAPKTEIKELQTVRTLLAEKFGKEFVLQATENSDGKVSEGVVKKLSVTPPKDELVQGYLEEIARAYGVDWPKGKNKELGDPPDFMDDDDDDENPSGGQAQRVLEEPLVGVDEEAAAELKAQEDLSKATPPKSFGPAIPLHVNPPSPSTDNIHPKVTLNRQELTTPTKKPAAVTRKPSEQKGDGVPDLDELAKRFAQLKR, encoded by the exons atgcctcctccaacatccCCGGTCCTTGTG ACCAAAATCAAAGTCCAGCTCAAACTAGCCATAGCCCGCCTTCGTATGGTTCAAAAGCGTGACGAGGCCCTTGCAAAGACCCAGCGCAGAGCCATGGCCCAGCTCCTCGAGCAGAACAAGGTTGATTCGGCCCGAATCCGCGTCGAGAACATCATCAGAtccgacatcatcaccgagctCCACGAAATCCTAGAACTCTACTGCGAGCTTCTACTAGCCCGCGCTGGCTTGCTAgaggcatcaccaacatgcgATCCCGGCCTTGAAGAGGCTGTCAAGTCCATCATCTACGCCGCTCCCAAGACAGAAATAAAAGAGCTCCAAACAGTGAGGACGTTGTTGGCCGAGAAGTTTGGGAAAGAATTTGTGCTACAGGCTACAGAAAACAGCGACGGGAAAGTAAGCGAAGGGGTGGTCAAGAAGCTGAGCGTCACACCACCAAAAGACGAGCTGGTGCAGGGCTACCTTGAGGAGATTGCGCGGGCATACGGCGTTGACTGGCCAAAAGGGAAGAATAAGGAGCTGGGGGATCCTCCTGACTttatggatgatgatgatgatgatgagaaccCAAGTGGAGGCCAGGCACAAAGAGTGTTGGAGGAACCGCTGGTTGGTGTGGATGaggaagctgctgctgagctcAAGGCACAGGAAGACCTGAGCAAAGCTACACCCCCAAAATCTTTTGGGCCGGCTATCCCGCTTCATGTCAATCCTCCTAGTCCTTCCACTGATAACATCCACCCCAAAGTCACTCTCAACAGACAGGAGttgacaacaccaaccaagaAGCCGGCTGCTGTGACGAGAAAGCCTTCGGAGCAGAAAGGGGATGGGGTTCCAGATCTGGATGAGCTTGCAAAGAGGTTTGCACAGCTGAAGAGGTGA